A stretch of Methanosphaerula palustris E1-9c DNA encodes these proteins:
- a CDS encoding carbohydrate-binding protein, translating into MRSEILCCYIVLAMLLGGSLLVIHADATVNILPLGDSITRGGTTADSPYPSYRYLLWNYLKTGGYDVNFIGSTTFPTFSSFSFDQNHEGHGGYTTGMELAGDSSDDPSAKLSNWLKLYTPDIVLLHIGTNDVIQQVPLATRLSNDAQIIDTLRADNPNVKILIAQIIPTSDSFRNTNSQLIAYNNALPALAAQKSTAQSPVIVVDQYTGYNGFSDNQYDGIHPQTSGEKKMADRWYAALVPLLSGGTTVEPTPVPTSAPWDSPQAIPGSIQATDYASGGEGVAYHDTTTGNQGGAYRNDDVDIEYSSVEQEFVVAYIRSGEWLTYDVNIASGGIYTVNFRVSSPNTGSTIDLEVDGSEVTMIQVPNTGSFDTYTAVQRPVYLPSGHHTLKLDFSGSSNVNYLKFTTGMPTPVPTGTTVSPTPTGSQTITPTVTPTGVERAYVSHTFPCKVEAEDYDLGGEGIAYHDTTPGNLGGEYRSDDVDIEAMSGGGSNVGYIKNGEWLAYTVSVPVTRTYVATFKSSSWAPGRSILVQVDGTPVTAVGVPNTNSSNVYDSAQVALPMTQGMHRITLTFNGDCQNLDWFDVTNDMPTTVTTPVPTTVVTTVPTTIVTTKPTTTTTTVPTTAPTTVVTTVKPTQTSLPYVAHRPPIRVEAEDYDQGGEGVAYHDTTLGNLGGQYRQDDVDIETIAAGGYDVGYIKDGEWLTYTIDAPSTSAYTAVFRMASWGAGRSIGVSVDGVQVTTVPVAMTGSYSTFTLSAASFTMTQGTHKVRLTFNGDSQNLDYFDLIPGNYAPTTTTVTPVPTTVMTTATVTTTAATTTVPTTTPTTTVPTTVVTTGTTTVTTTAATTTVPTTAVTTVTTTPAPSGTVWQIPTHIEAEDYDQGGEGVAYHDTTLGNLGGQYRQDDVDIEAISGGGYDVCYIRDGEWLRYHITVQNTGIYTATFRVGSWNQGRAITIGVDGVGVAVAAVPNTGSSSAYTTTAVAVPLAAGDHMLTLTFNGDGQNLDWFTLGNGVIQTTTPTTVAPTTAPTTVPTTVVTTVKPTTTVTTVTPTTMATTVKPTTVVTTTISPTIPTIPVSTTATTLPLPDTKAYTSLSLPGRLQAENYDNGGEGVGYHDTTPSNQGGAYRNDDADVESLIDNSGYDVCWIRDGEWLKYTVTVQQSRTYGAAFRVASPQAGGQVELKVDGTSEVTVNVPNTGSFDIYQSIGTQVPLTAGQHTITLAFHGSRMNVDYVDFV; encoded by the coding sequence ATGAGGAGTGAGATTCTGTGCTGTTATATCGTGCTTGCCATGCTGCTGGGAGGGTCACTCCTGGTCATCCATGCAGATGCGACCGTGAATATCCTGCCGCTTGGCGATTCGATCACGCGGGGCGGGACCACCGCTGACTCTCCGTATCCCAGTTATCGATACCTGCTCTGGAACTACCTCAAGACCGGCGGCTACGATGTCAACTTCATCGGCTCCACGACTTTTCCCACCTTCAGCTCGTTCTCGTTCGATCAGAACCATGAAGGGCATGGGGGGTATACCACCGGTATGGAACTGGCGGGGGACTCCTCCGATGATCCCTCGGCCAAACTCTCCAACTGGCTGAAACTCTATACCCCTGACATCGTCCTCCTCCACATCGGGACCAACGATGTGATCCAGCAGGTGCCGCTTGCGACGCGGCTGAGCAATGACGCTCAGATCATCGATACGCTCAGGGCGGACAATCCGAACGTGAAGATCCTGATAGCGCAGATCATACCGACCAGCGATTCGTTCAGGAACACGAACTCCCAGCTGATCGCTTATAATAACGCGCTTCCGGCTCTGGCGGCCCAGAAGAGCACGGCCCAATCGCCGGTGATTGTGGTCGACCAGTACACCGGGTATAACGGATTTTCGGACAACCAGTACGACGGGATCCACCCACAGACCTCTGGTGAGAAGAAGATGGCCGACCGTTGGTATGCCGCACTGGTACCGCTGCTCAGCGGCGGTACAACAGTCGAACCGACACCGGTACCAACATCTGCGCCATGGGACTCGCCACAGGCGATCCCTGGTTCGATCCAGGCAACTGACTATGCTTCCGGTGGCGAGGGTGTCGCTTACCATGACACGACCACCGGCAACCAGGGTGGTGCCTACCGGAATGACGACGTGGATATCGAGTACTCTTCGGTGGAGCAGGAGTTTGTGGTCGCATATATCCGGTCAGGCGAGTGGCTCACCTACGATGTGAACATCGCCTCGGGCGGGATCTATACCGTCAACTTCAGGGTCTCCTCCCCCAACACCGGGAGTACCATCGATCTGGAGGTCGACGGGTCCGAGGTGACGATGATCCAGGTGCCCAACACCGGCTCCTTTGATACCTACACCGCGGTACAGCGGCCGGTCTACCTGCCGAGCGGCCATCACACCCTGAAACTCGACTTCAGTGGATCCTCCAATGTGAACTATCTGAAGTTCACGACCGGGATGCCGACGCCGGTGCCGACTGGGACCACAGTCTCACCGACACCGACCGGCAGCCAGACGATCACACCGACTGTGACTCCAACCGGGGTGGAGCGGGCCTATGTTTCGCATACCTTCCCCTGCAAAGTCGAAGCTGAGGACTATGACCTGGGTGGCGAAGGGATTGCGTACCATGACACGACGCCCGGCAATCTAGGCGGTGAATATCGAAGTGACGATGTCGATATCGAGGCGATGTCCGGTGGCGGAAGCAATGTCGGGTATATCAAGAATGGAGAATGGCTGGCCTATACGGTGTCCGTCCCAGTCACCAGAACCTACGTCGCGACCTTCAAATCGAGTAGCTGGGCTCCGGGCCGTTCGATCCTTGTGCAGGTGGACGGGACACCGGTCACAGCGGTCGGCGTTCCAAACACCAATTCAAGCAACGTCTATGACTCCGCTCAGGTCGCGCTTCCGATGACACAGGGAATGCACCGCATCACATTGACCTTCAATGGGGACTGTCAGAACCTGGACTGGTTCGATGTGACCAACGACATGCCCACGACCGTCACGACGCCGGTGCCGACCACGGTAGTGACGACGGTACCGACCACCATAGTAACGACGAAACCAACCACCACCACGACCACGGTGCCGACGACTGCCCCTACAACGGTCGTGACTACGGTGAAGCCGACCCAGACCTCTCTCCCGTACGTGGCTCACCGACCACCGATCAGGGTCGAGGCCGAGGATTATGACCAGGGTGGCGAAGGGGTCGCATATCATGATACGACGCTCGGCAACCTTGGTGGGCAGTACCGGCAGGACGACGTGGACATCGAGACGATAGCAGCCGGCGGGTACGATGTCGGATATATCAAGGACGGAGAATGGCTGACCTATACGATCGATGCGCCCTCCACCTCAGCGTACACCGCAGTCTTCCGGATGGCGTCATGGGGTGCCGGCCGATCGATCGGTGTCAGTGTCGACGGCGTTCAGGTCACGACGGTACCGGTTGCCATGACCGGGTCGTACAGCACGTTCACACTCTCTGCGGCTTCGTTTACGATGACCCAGGGGACCCATAAGGTCAGGTTGACCTTCAACGGAGACAGCCAGAACCTGGACTACTTCGATCTGATCCCTGGAAACTATGCGCCGACGACAACCACCGTCACGCCCGTCCCCACAACCGTGATGACCACAGCGACGGTTACGACGACGGCGGCGACCACGACAGTGCCGACGACGACACCAACCACTACTGTCCCCACGACGGTCGTGACCACAGGTACCACGACGGTTACGACGACAGCGGCGACCACGACGGTGCCGACCACTGCAGTAACAACGGTGACAACGACACCAGCCCCGTCAGGCACCGTCTGGCAGATCCCGACCCATATCGAGGCCGAGGATTATGACCAGGGTGGCGAAGGGGTCGCATACCATGATACGACGCTCGGCAACCTTGGCGGGCAGTACAGACAGGACGATGTGGATATCGAGGCTATATCCGGCGGCGGGTACGATGTCTGCTACATCAGGGACGGTGAATGGCTGCGGTATCATATTACGGTCCAGAACACCGGCATTTACACCGCGACCTTCAGGGTCGGAAGCTGGAACCAGGGGAGGGCGATCACCATCGGGGTCGACGGTGTTGGGGTAGCCGTGGCCGCGGTCCCGAACACCGGTTCGAGCAGTGCCTATACCACCACTGCGGTGGCGGTTCCACTGGCTGCCGGGGATCATATGCTCACCCTGACCTTCAACGGTGATGGCCAGAATCTGGACTGGTTCACACTGGGTAATGGTGTGATCCAGACGACGACACCGACGACTGTGGCGCCGACGACTGCCCCCACGACGGTGCCTACCACCGTGGTGACGACCGTGAAACCCACGACCACGGTGACGACCGTCACCCCGACGACCATGGCGACCACTGTGAAACCCACGACGGTGGTCACGACCACTATTTCCCCGACGATCCCGACGATTCCAGTCAGCACCACGGCGACGACCCTCCCTCTCCCCGATACCAAGGCCTACACGAGTCTCTCTCTTCCGGGTCGGCTGCAGGCCGAGAACTATGACAACGGCGGCGAAGGGGTTGGCTACCATGATACCACCCCTAGCAACCAGGGCGGTGCCTATCGGAACGATGATGCTGACGTCGAAAGCCTGATCGACAACAGCGGATACGATGTCTGCTGGATCCGGGATGGCGAATGGCTGAAGTACACCGTGACCGTCCAGCAGAGCAGAACGTATGGGGCCGCCTTCAGGGTTGCCTCCCCACAGGCCGGGGGGCAGGTCGAGCTGAAGGTCGACGGTACAAGCGAGGTGACCGTCAACGTCCCGAACACCGGGTCGTTCGACATCTACCAGTCGATCGGCACCCAGGTACCGCTGACCGCTGGACAGCATACGATCACCCTGGCCTTCCATGGATCACGGATGAACGTCGACTACGTTGACTTCGTCTGA